The following coding sequences lie in one Miscanthus floridulus cultivar M001 unplaced genomic scaffold, ASM1932011v1 os_2701_1_2, whole genome shotgun sequence genomic window:
- the LOC136535345 gene encoding disease resistance protein RGA5-like gives MELVTGAMGSLIPKLKDLLEEEYKLQTGVKDQVRSLELELESAHAALHKVAKVRPDQLDELVKIWAREVREASYDMEDILDTYLVRVEGNHRPNDKESLLKGLGEKMTRLFKKSKERHKIAGSIEKIRKNLQEVTDRHGRFTVDSIVAKPAASTRTVDPRLSAMYREASQIIGIDKSSADLISMLSPNGNDESNLKMKIVSVVGTWNWYFIIIDDIWEPQTWERIKPALVENNHGSRIITTTRKFQVAKEADEVYKLQPLSHDNSKRLFYIRLFGHEDKCPNSHPDELSNAILKKCGAVPLAIITMASLLLGKSREEWIEVCNSPGFYGDKDERHMDNTMHILSLSYYDLPSHLKTSLLYLIVFPEDTLIDKDSLIWKWIPENFVEKKHGRWSFEVGEEYFHDLINRSMIHGVDSKVYGIMDGCRVNDMVLDLILSKSKEENFVSDGGTLSQSQARRLAPRNRKLDLTADTPVNLPQPQMIAPDGVIGRLTSLEELQIRGPRDNDESQRQFVKDLGNLYELRVLKIDKINDMNESMQIDLLQSLAVPSRGLRCLFLPHIKFPELPSWINSAHLPSLSHLEIRVDDVDEKCLKASAVSGRASAVPGRNSIVILVLVLRHLGESLRRLGLRRLGESLRRLGLRRLEESLRRLGLRRLGESLRRLGLHRLEESLRRLGLRRLGLRRLGESLRRLGLRCLGESIRRLGLHRLGESLRRLGLRRLEESLRRLGLRRLGESLRQLGLRRLEESLRRLGLRRLGESLRRLGLHRLEESLRRLEESLRRLGLHHLGEILHHFRKSLRRYPFIRPLRGGVGPYSVWAPPTVAPQLLGYGRYYMT, from the exons ATGGAGCTGGTGACTGGAGCCATGGGCAGCCTAATCCCCAAGCTCAAGGACCTGCTCGAGGAGGAGTACAAGCTGCAGACAGGAGTCAAGGATCAAGTCAGGTCTCTCGAGCTGGAGCTCGAGAGCGCCCACGCTGCGCTCCACAAGGTGGCCAAGGTGCGTCCAGATCAGCTTGACGAGCTCGTCAAGATCTGGGCGCGCGAAGTCCGGGAGGCCTCTTATGATATGGAGGACATCCTCGACACCTACCTTGTGCGAGTCGAGGGCAATCATAGGCCCAACGACAAGGAAAGTTTGCTGAAAGGTCTGGGTGAGAAGATGACCAGGTTATTCAAGAAGAGCAAAGAGCGCCACAAGATCGCTGGTTCCATTGAGAAGATCAGGAAAAATCTCCAGGAGGTGACCGACAGGCATGGTAGATTCACCGTCGACAGCATTGTTGCCAAGCCTGCAGCATCCACGCGAACTGTGGATCCTCGCCTTAGTGCTATGTACAGAGAAGCATCACAGATCATTGGCATCGACAAGTCAAGTGCTGATCTCATATCCATGCTGTCGCCCAATGGGAATGACGAGTCCAACCTGAAGATGAAGATTGTTTCTGTTGTTGGAACTTGGAACTG GTATTTTATCATTATTGATGACATATGGGAGCCACAGACTTGGGAAAGAATCAAACCGGCTCTTGTTGAGAATAACCATGGAAGTAGAATAATCACAACTACTCGTAAATTTCAAGTTGCCAAAGAAGCTGATGAGGTTTACAAGCTACAACCACTTTCTCATGACAACTCCAAAAGGTTGTTTTATATAAGGTTATTCGGTCATGAGGACAAATGTCCAAATAGTCATCCAGACGAGTTATCTAATGCGATTCTAAAGAAATGTGGTGCAGTTCCATTGGCTATCATCACAATGGCTAGTTTACTATTGGGTAAATCAAGAGAAGAATGGATTGAGGTGTGCAACTCTCCTGGTTTCTATGGAGATAAGGATGAAAGGCATATGGACAACACTATGCATATATTGTCTCTCAGTTACTATGACCTTCCTTCTCATTTGAAGACTTCTTTGTTGTATTTAATTGTTTTTCCAGAAGACACTCTTATTGATAAGGATTCTTTGATATGGAAATGGATACCTGAAAATTTTGTTGAGAAGAAACATGGACGTTGGTCATTCGAGGTAGGAGAGGAATACTTCCATGACCTCATAAATAGAAGCATGATCCATGGGGTGGATTCTAAAGTCTATGGCATCATGGATGGTTGCCGTGTCAATGATATGGTGCTTGATCTCATCCTTTCCAAGTCAAAAGAGGAAAACTTTGTAAGTGATGGTGGTACATTATCACAAAGCCAGGCACGTCGGTTGGCCCCCAGAAACAGAAAACTGGATCTCACAGCAGATACTCCTGTGAACCTGCCACAACCACAA ATGATTGCACCAGATGGGGTAATAGGGAGGTTGACTTCACTGGAGGAGCTACAGATAAGAGGACCTCGTGACAATGATGAGTCACAGAGGCAGTTTGTGAAGGATCTAGGCAACCTATATGAACTCAGGGTGCTTAAGATTGATAAAATCAATGACATGAACGAGAGCATGCAGATAGATTTGTTGCAGTCGCTAG CAGTACCCTCTCGAGGTCTCCGATGTTTGTTTCTTCCACATATCAAGTTCCCCGAGTTGCCTTCATGGATTAATTCTGCACATCTGCCTAGCCTGTCCCACTTGGAGATACGTGTGGATGATGTGGATGAGAAGTGTCTCAAG GCATCCGCTGTCtcggggagagcctccgccgtcccAGGGAGAAACTCCATCGTCATCCTTGTACTAGTCCTCCGCCaccttggggagagcctccgccggctaggcctccgccgtcttggagagagcctccgccggctaggcctccgccgtcttgaggAGAGCCTCcgtcggctaggcctccgccgtcttggggagagcctccgccggctaggcctccaccGTCTtgaggagagcctccgccggctaggcctccgccggctaggcctccgccgtcttggggagagcctccgccggctaggcctccgctgtCTTGGGGAGAGcatccgccggctaggcctccaccgtcttggggagagcctccgccggctaggcctccgccgtcttgaggagagcctccgccggctaggcctccgccgacttggggagagcctccgccagcTAGGCCTCCGTCGTCTtgaggagagcctccgccggctaggcctccgccgtcttggggagagcctccgccggctaggcctccaccGTCTTGAGGAGAGCCTCCGCCGTCTtgaggagagcctccgccggctaggcctccatCATCTTGGGGAGATCCTCCACCATTTCAGAAAGAGCCTCCGCCGTTATCCCTTCATCAGGCCCCTTCGAGGGGGAGTTGGCCCATACTccgtatgggctcccccaacagtagcccctcagcTACTAGGTTATGGACGGTACTACATGACCTAG